One window of the Dreissena polymorpha isolate Duluth1 chromosome 5, UMN_Dpol_1.0, whole genome shotgun sequence genome contains the following:
- the LOC127882385 gene encoding leucine-rich repeat-containing G-protein coupled receptor 4-like, with protein MSDQSRVFVWTILLSSLCPPIQTFLLSGGDVCFGICNCVEEKMWYDYIYETEVKLVRCEERDLRSIPNFTIQNLPTGFFPGGKNFTVDLHSNYIQTVPDRAFGDLPKLSNVDLFGIILFNNSISSISDSAFLGLENTRVVVDLGLNNFTTIPQVLRNLRKIEVLEIEENPIMTIDASLIQHISPVLDFSINLTLYNSWPVELNNLHVKYVWFYGYSGNSFQNFNVHGIGQNGIELAIEGTDIVDLSSVICNNQTNLSKLWIYTNYNVDIRPFERCSQGKVMQNIGTLQLSDFDLSRIPNFVHTMPKLEWLSFALNNITEIDNNDFRGLTELEELYLDNNRITTIHAHAFETNTKLRKLTLVNNTLTSIPNSVANLNLEELEMDAIDCKCSNLQNLKQVNATFAHNIPCLDDTLVKDALAACP; from the coding sequence TTCGTGTGGACCATTCTGTTATCGTCTTTGTGTCCTCCAATACAAACTTTTCTGCTGTCTGGTGGCGATGTTTGCTTTGGAATCTGCAACTGCGTCGAAGAGAAGATGTGGTATGACTACATATACGAGACCGAAGTGAAACTAGTACGATGCGAGGAGAGAGATCTCAGATCTATACCAAACTTTACAATTCAGAATCTTCCGACGGGATTTTTCCCAGGTGGAAAAAACTTCACCGTTGACTTGCATAGCAATTATATACAAACTGTTCCTGATAGAGCGTTTGGGGACCTTCCAAAGCTATCCAACGTTGACCTATTTGgaattattttgttcaataattcCATATCGTCCATAAGCGATTCTGCATTTCTTGGTTTAGAAAATACTAGAGTTGTTGTAGATCTCGGACTTAATAATTTCACGACAATCCCACAAGTACTCCGTAATCTAAGAAAAATAGAAGTGTTAGAAATAGAGGAAAATCCCATTATGACCATAGATGCTTCCTTGATTCAACACATCAGTCCCGTGTTGGACTTCAGCATAAATTTGACCTTGTATAATAGCTGGCCAGTAGAACTCAATAATCTCCATGTAAAATACGTTTGGTTCTATGGTTACTCTGGAAATTCGTTTCAAAATTTCAATGTACATGGCATCGGTCAAAATGGGATTGAGTTAGCTATTGAAGGGACGGACATTGTAGACCTTAGTAgtgttatttgtaacaatcaaacAAACCTCTCTAAGCTTTGGATTTATACCAATTACAACGTAGATATTAGACCTTTTGAAAGATGCAGTCAAGGAAAGGTGATGCAAAATATTGGGACTTTGCAGctcagtgactttgacctttcaagaATCCCCAACTTCGTCCACACAATGCCTAAACTAGAATGGCTCTCTTTTGCATTGAATAATATCACCGAAATTGATAATAACGACTTTCGGGGACTCACAGAGTTAGAAGAATTGTATCTTGATAACAATCGCATCACAACAATACATGCACATGCATTCGAAACCAACACAAAACTTCGCAAGCTTACCCTTGTGAATAACACGTTGACCAGTATTCCAAATAGTGTCGCAAATTTAAATCTAGAGGAGTTGGAAATGGATGCAATCGATTGCAAATGCTCCAATTTGCAAAATCTGAAACAAGTCAATGCAACATTTGCCCACAATATTCCCTGCCTTGACGATACGCTTGTAAAAGACGCCCTCGCTGCCTGTCCCTGA